One region of Hemiscyllium ocellatum isolate sHemOce1 chromosome 4, sHemOce1.pat.X.cur, whole genome shotgun sequence genomic DNA includes:
- the gbp gene encoding glycogen synthase kinase binding protein, whose translation MCSTERQTRQKERALSTTGSTETTGKIKMPRRRESFLLLEQAVTVDSKEIDALVAKIGETLQFQRMPHGTKQHQQQQQQQQQHQQQQQSQQLQYQQRLYRQHQQEPRVSAKCGLCCIERWKVPSRNKPYSVPHRLREAAANTAESSQHTMRPSPECGPRQPAHQKLEQLLSSGNLIKEAVRRLHTRHHYAHIYSEKLTL comes from the coding sequence ATGTGTTCGACCGAAAGACAGacgagacagaaagaaagagcaTTATCCACCACCGGCAGCACAGAGACAACGGGCAAGATCAAGATGCCGAGGCGCAGGGAGAGCTTCCTCTTGCTCGAACAGGCCGTCACGGTCGACTCGAAGGAGATCGACGCTTTAGTGGCTAAAATCGGCGAGACGTTGCAGTTCCAGCGGATGCCCCACGGTACGAaacagcaccagcagcagcagcaacaacaacagcagcaccagcagcagcagcagagtcaGCAACTCCAGTACCAGCAGCGGCTGTACCGCCAACACCAGCAGGAGCCCCGCGTCTCCGCCAAGTGCGGCCTGTGTTGTATCGAGCGCTGGAAGGTGCCCAGTCGCAACAAGCCGTACAGCGTGCCGCACCGGCTCCGGGAGGCGGCGGCCAACACAGCCGAGAGCAGCCAGCACACCATGCGCCCGTCCCCGGAGTGCGGTCCGCGGCAGCCCGCTCACCAGAAACTCGAGCAGCTCTTGTCCTCCGGCAATCTGATCAAAGAGGCGGTGAGGCGCCTCCACACCCGGCACCACTATGCACACATCTACTCCGAAAAGCTCACTCTGTAG